The following proteins are encoded in a genomic region of Salminus brasiliensis chromosome 17, fSalBra1.hap2, whole genome shotgun sequence:
- the cilp2 gene encoding cartilage intermediate layer protein 1 produces MWKWMRVALTLCSVFTLAQGSSWNNSQVRKSSQRTRNKLAYNNIFEPQTTGVTEWTSWFNIDHPGGNGDYERLEAIRFYYRERVCARPVAMEARTTDWVAASDTGEVVHSSLEKGFWCINKEQPYGRICSNYHVRFQCPPVQAYWTDWSAWSSCSTTACNDVGIQVRRRNCMSTQPLSALLTPTCPGPNTERRECSTPPCRAKWGQWGLWSACSVTCGKGRRGRRRMCMKSSDKVQCSGRPAEVQKCGNTQCPVVCKIVCSEGRPSEDCSHCVCEGPTLQGEVLSVTGVPVSGASVAVSGQPELIRTQTDVKGLFTISGMCSSPETQLLISKEKYAPAIVPVFSNGSESLWIRVLLRSSEKPYIVKHPEDKVRYEGQRVILCCKATGTPNPDKYHWYHNGTLLDKKIYKYDEDLVLRDLKPEESGEYHCKASSPTGSIKSTPAFLTVFAKGIPACKATPESHLIRLPFDCKQPGTESKFYNAGRCPHNKCAGTQDFDLRCRDAFSFCCGVKQMEAKEINCGSYTLPIKVVSECSCQKCVEPKILVRGRVVAADNDEPLRFGHIFIGKERVGTTGYQGGFTIQVLPDTKRLVVNFVDPSQRFIDTLKVFIFDKKSGAVYHDVKVMRKQEPVDINAGETNTIYLGEIEGEDPIGQLVIPPNSFHKNTGETYEGTVKASVTFFDPRNITSAAASPGDLNFVDDEGDILPLRTYGMFSVDFRDEANQEVLGAGEVQVLLDTQHVKMQEHIPAMKLWSLNPDTGIWEEEGNFQTTQVTTEGNGRRKREERTFLIGNMEIRERRLFNLDVPESRRCFVKVRAYMSDKFLPTEQLEGVVISLINLEPKPGYSSNPRAWGRFDSVITGPNGACLPAFCDAQRPDAYTAYVTAIMGGEELEAAPSAPKMNPNIIGVTQPYLDKLDYQRSDHDNPALKKTAFRINLAKPNANNLDETNGPIYPYQNLIACENAPVDASHFRFFRVEKDKYEYNVVPFEESDLTSWTGDYLSWWPNPQEFRACYIKVKIHGATEVMVRSKNLGGTHPMTRGQLYGIRDIRSTRDLHHPNTSAACLEFKCGGMLFDQAAVDRSLITVIPQGNCRRIGINSLLQEYLTKHPPVLQNNESHAFNMLAPVDPLGHNYGIYTVTDQNPRIAKEIAIGRCFDGTSDGFSREMKSDSGVALTFSCPKRTVNRESLFQRLQTNPGQTLAQMARDMRESQGMQVRRGSPQVVAYPSGQQGRTQGRRTSTTNRRRTGTRIQPRQ; encoded by the exons ATGTGGAAGTGGATGAGGGTGGCACTGACACTGTGCTCCGTCTTCACTCTGGCACAAG GTTCTAGCTGGAATAACTCACAGGTGCGAAAGTCCAGCCAAAGGACCAGGAACAAATTGGCCTACAACAATATCTTCGAACCCCAGACCACAG GAGTGACAGAGTGGACATCCTGGTTTAACATTGACCATCCGGGTGGTAATGGAGACTATGAGAGGCTGGAGGCCATTCGGTTCTACtacagagaaagagtgtgtgctCGGCCTGTGGCGATGGAGGCCCGCACTACGGACTGGGTTGCGGCCTCAGACACTGGGGAGGTGGTGCATTCCAGCCTGGAGAAGGGCTTCTGGTGCATCAATAAAGAACAGCCATACGGACGCATCTGCTCCAACTACCATGTGCGATTCCAGTGTCCACCAG TTCAAGCATACTGGACAGACTGGAGTGCATGGAGTTCTTGTTCAACCACTGCCTGCAATGACGTTGGCATCCAGGTGCGTCGCCGGAACTGCATGAGCACACAGCCTCTGTCGGCACTGCTCACACCAACCTGCCCTGGCCCAAACACAGAGCGCAGAGAGTGCTCCACTCCACCATGCAGAG CTAAGTGGGGTCAGTGGGGGTTGTGGAGCGCTTGTTCGGTGACCTGCGGGAAAGGTCGAAGAGGCAGGCGGAGAATGTGCATGAAATCATCTGACAAGGTCCAATGCTCAGGACGACCGGCAGAGGTTCAGAAGTGTGGAAATACACAATGTCCAG tagtGTGTAAAATCGTCTGTTCTGAGGGACGTCCCAGTGAGGACTGCAGCCACTGTGTTTGTGAGGGGCCGACACTGCAGGGAGAGGTTCTGAGCGTGACCGGTGTGCCCGTGTCTGGGGCCAGTGTGGCGGTTTCTGGCCAGCCTGAGCTTATCCGGACCCAAACAGATGTGAAGGGTCTGTTCACAATCTCTGGCATGTGCTCCAGCCCCGAGACCCAGCTGCTCATCAGCAAGGAGAAATACGCCCCTGCCATCGTGCCTGTCTTCAGCAACGGCAGTGAGAGCCTCTGGATACGAGTTCTCCTCAGGTCCTCAG AGAAGCCATACATTGTGAAGCATCCTGAGGATAAAGTACGATATGAAGGACAGCGTGTGATTCTGTGCTGCAAAGCAACAGGGACCCCCAACCCAGACAAATATCACTG GTATCATAACGGAACCTTGTTGGATAAGAAAATATATAAGTATGATGAAGACTTGGTTTTGCGTGATCTGAAACCAGAGGAATCCGGGGAGTATCACTGCAAAGCCAGCAGTCCGACCGGCAGCATCAAATCCACTCCAGCCTTCCTAACAGTTTTCG CCAAAGGAATCCCAGCATGTAAAGCTACACCTGAAAGTCACCTGATTAGACTGCCATTTGACTGTAAACAGCCAGGTACAGAATCAAAGTTCTACAATGCGGGACGCTGTCCTCACAACAAATGTGCTGGAACGCAAGACTTTGACCTACGATGCAGAGATGCGTTTAGTTTCTGCTGTGGCGTGAAGCAAATGGAGGCAAAGGAGATAAACTGTGGGAGCTACACTCTTCCAATAAAAGTTGTGAGCGAGTGCAGTTGCCAGAAATGTGTGGAGCCCAAAATTCTGGTACGGGGTAGGGTGGTTGCTGCTGACAACGACGAGCCCTTACGCTTTGGACATATTTTCATAGGAAAGGAACGAGTAGGAACCACGGGATATCAGGGAGGATTCACAATTCAAGTGCTTCCTGACACCAAGCGCCTAGTGGTGAACTTTGTAGACCCATCACAAAGATTCATAGATACTCTCAAAGTGTTTATCTTTGATAAAAAGAGTGGGGCAGTGTATCATGATGTAAAGGTAATGAGGAAGCAAGAACCGGTTGACATCAATGCAGGAGAGACCAACACCATTTATCTGGGGGAGATAGAAGGTGAAGATCCTATTGGTCAGTTGGTCATACCTCCCAACTCCTTCCACAAAAACACTGGGGAAACATACGAAGGCACGGTAAAGGCCAGTGTCACATTCTTTGATCCACGCAACATCACATCGGCCGCTGCTTCTCCAGGAGACTTGAACTTTGTAGATGATGAGGGTGACATTCTTCCTCTGAGGACATACGGAATGTTTTCTGTGGATTTCAGAGATGAGGCAAACCAAGAGGTTCTCGGAGCTGGAGAAGTCCAAGTTCTTCTTGACACACAGCATGTCAAAATGCAAGAGCATATCCCTGCTATGAAACTGTGGTCTCTCAATCCAGACACTGGTATTTGGGAAGAAGAGGGCAACTTCCAAACTACTCAAGTTACCACTGAAGGAAAtggaaggagaaaaagagaggaacgCACTTTCCTGATCGGAAACATGGAAATCAGAGAGCGCAGATTGTTCAACTTGGATGTACCTGAAAGTAGGCGCTGCTTTGTCAAGGTACGAGCATACATGAGCGACAAGTTCCTGCCTACCGAACAGCTTGAAGGAGTGGTCATCAGCTTAATAAACCTGGAGCCCAAGCCTGGCTATTCCTCCAATCCAAGAGCTTGGGGGCGCTTTGACAGTGTAATAACGGGACCAAATGGAGCTTGCCTCCCAGCTTTCTGTGATGCCCAGAGGCCTGATGCATACACAGCTTATGTCACAGCCATAATGGGTGGTGAAGAACTCGAGGCAGCTCCATCTGCACCAAAGATGAATCCTAATATCATCGGCGTGACGCAACCATACTTGGACAAGTTAGATTACCAACGCTCAGATCACGATAATCCAGCACTTAAGAAAACCGCTTTCAGAATAAATTTAGCCAAACCTAACGCTAATAATTTAGACGAAACTAACGGGCCGATATATCCTTATCAAAATTTAATTGCGTGTGAAAACGCACCTGTTGATGCAAGTCATTTCCGGTTCTTCCGTGTGGAGAAAGACAAATATGAGTACAATGTGGTGCCTTTTGAGGAGAGTGATCTCACATCATGGACTGGAGATTACTTGTCCTGGTGGCCAAATCCTCAGGAGTTCAGAGCTTGCTACATAAAAGTTAAGATCCATGGGGCAACAGAAGTTATGGTGAGGTCAAAGAACCTTGGTGGCACCCATCCAATGACCAGAGGTCAGCTGTATGGAATTAGAGACATCCGCAGCACTCGTGACTTGCACCATCCTAACACCTCGGCTGCTTGCCTGGAGTTTAAGTGTGGTGGAATGCTTTTTGACCAAGCTGCTGTCGATCGATCACTCATTACTGTCATTCCGCAAGGCAACTGTCGCCGAATAGGCATCAACAGTCTCCTGCAAGAGTACCTTACAAAACACCCACCTGTCCTGCAGAATAATGAGTCTCACGCATTTAACATGTTAGCTCCTGTAGACCCCCTAGGCCACAACTATGGAATCTACACTGTCACAGACCAGAACCCACGCATTGCTAAGGAGATTGCCATAGGTCGCTGCTTTGATGGAACATCAGATGGTTTCTCCAGGGAAATGAAGTCAGATTCAGGAGTGGCCTTAACTTTCAGCTGCCCAAAAAGAACTGTAAACCGCGAGAGCCTCTTCCAGCGCCTGCAGACTAATCCTGGACAAACCTTGGCACAGATGGCTCGGGACATGAGGGAATCACAGGGAATGCAGGTCAGAAGGGGGTCGCCCCAGGTAGTGGCATATCCCTCTGGCCAACAGGGCAGGACCCAGGGCCGCAGAACTAGTACCACAAACAGGAGAAGAACTGGAACACGCATTCAGCCAAGGCAGTAG
- the yjefn3 gene encoding yjeF N-terminal domain-containing 3 has product MNHSSSEKEPETIEPLRYLSKMEMAAIETELVKDYRFGQQQLIEIWGHASAIAITKAYPLSSLSKKQPTVLVICGPDQNGSIGLVCARHLRIFEYEPTIFYPKRSSHSLHQDFTVQCEKMDIPFLSYLPTEVQLINDAYNLVIDAILGPETDLKDVKEPYSGILVTLKQVKIPIASVDMPSGWDVDEASSDGITPEVLISLTVPKKCATSFSGKHFLAGRFLPYDMQKKYELNLPEFPGTECLIEL; this is encoded by the exons TAAAATGGAGATGGCTGCCATTGAAACTGAGCTGGTGAAGGACTACCGCTTTGGACAGCAGCAGCTAATTGAGATATGGGGTCATGCCAGTGCCATTGCCATCACCAAA gcctATCCTCTGAGCTCTCTGAGTAAGAAGCAGCCTACAGTGCTGGTTATTTGTGGGCCGGACCAGAATGGCTCCATTGGGCTGGTGTGTGCCCGTCACCTGCGCATATTT GAGTACGAGCCCACTATCTTTTATCCGAAGCGCTCTTCCCACAGCTTACATCAGGACTTCACCGTTCAGTGCGAGAAGATGGACATTCCCTTCCTTTCTTATCTTCCGACTGag GTGCAGCTCATAAATGATGCCTATAACCTGGTGATCGACGCTATCCTGGGTCCGGAAACAGACCTTAAGGACGTGAAGGAGCCCTATTCTGGAATTTTGGTCACTCTGAAGCAGGTGAAGATACCCATCGCCAGTGTGGACATGCCATCAG GCTGGGATGTTGATGAAGCAAGTTCAGATGGAATAACTCCAGAAGTTCTCATCTCCCTGACGGTCCCCAAGAAGTGCGCCACAAGTTTTTCGGGGAAGCACTTTCTGGCTGGACGCTTTCTTCCATACGACATGCAGAAGAAATACGAACTCAATCTGCCCGAATTTCCAGGCACAGAGTGTCTTATAGAATTGTAG